A stretch of Rhododendron vialii isolate Sample 1 chromosome 4a, ASM3025357v1 DNA encodes these proteins:
- the LOC131321660 gene encoding transcription factor MUTE, giving the protein MSHIAVERNRRRQMNDHLKVLRSLTPCFYIKRGDQASVIGGVIEFIKELHQVLQSLEAKKQRKSLSPGPGTPSPRPLQLSPQIDNTPLGIDLNKELGGACCNSPVADVEAKISGSNVNLRTISRRIPGQVVKIINVLEKFSFEILHLNISSMEDTVLYSFVIKIGLECQLSVEDLAIEVQKSFCSDEAYINM; this is encoded by the exons ATGTCTCACATAGCTGTGGAGAGAAACCGGAGAAGACAGATGAATGACCATCTCAAGGTCTTACGCTCCTTGACCCCTTGTTTCTACATCAAGagg GGAGACCAAGCATCAGTCATAGGGGGAGTAATAGAATTCATCAAGGAGTTACACCAAGTGCTACAATCTTTGGAggccaaaaaacaaaggaagagCCTAAGCCCTGGCCCTGGTACTCCAAGTCCAAGGCCACTCCAACTATCTCCTCAAATTGATAATACCCCCCTCGGAATCGACCTCAATAAGGAGCTCGGAGGAGCTTGTTGTAACTCTCCGGTTGCAGACGTGGAGGCGAAGATTTCTGGATCGAACGTTAACTTGAGGACGATTTCTCGGAGGATTCCGGGCCAGGTTGTGAAGATTATCAATGTGTTGGAGAAGTTTTCCTTTGAGATTCTTCATTTGAATATCAGCAGCATGGAAGACACTGTTCTTTACTCCTTCGTCATCAAG ATAGGGTTGGAGTGCCAGCTGAGTGTGGAGGACCTAGCCATCGAAGTTCAAAAAAGTTTCTGCTCCGACGAGGCTTATATCAACATGTAG